TCTTTTGATGATTATGTTGCATATTTTAGACAAGGCTCACTAAATGATAAAGAAATAGCAGCTAGACTTGGAGTTTCTAGAGTAAATGTGTGGAGAATGAGACAAAAATGGGAGAGTGGAGAGATTTCTGTTAATGAGGACTCTAGAGTAACAATTAGCGAGGATACTTTTGAACACCTTGTAGCACAAACTTTTAAATCAGAAGTTAAAGCTAAAAAAGTTAAGGGCGAATTAGATTTAGAGCGCTCTAATTTAGAATTAGGATTTATAAGGGCATTCAAGCAATATTCTAGCATTGAACTTGCTAGTATGCTTTTAAAAATAGACGATTTAAGAT
This window of the Borreliella spielmanii genome carries:
- a CDS encoding DUF603 domain-containing protein, which produces MKKAKRSFDDYVAYFRQGSLNDKEIAARLGVSRVNVWRMRQKWESGEISVNEDSRVTISEDTFEHLVAQTFKSEVKAKKVKGELDLERSNLELGFIRAFKQYSSIELASMLLKIDDLRFKIDFLNKQCNKKNTKCVNEEISSLKSELNDLIKECSIREMELYYECMRRLAAAHEV